The genomic stretch AACCGGTTtgtgcgacgattgaataagctaaggaacgagtccagaaaccggtttgtgcgacaattgaataagctaaggaacgaggccagaaaccggtttgtgcgacgattgaataagctaaggaacgaggccagaaaccggtttgtgcgacgattgaataagCTATCAAGCACATCTCAGACTGACCCAAAATAAAGCGTTTTAAAAAGCAAAACACGTGTGCACCacgttcttttgtgtgtgtgtgtgtgtgtgtgtgtgtgtgtgtgtgtgtgtgtgtgtgtgtgtgtgtgtgtgtgtgtgtgtgtgtgtgtgtgtttgtgtgtgtgtagagcgattcagactaaactactggaccgatctttatgaaatttgaaataagagttcctgggaatgatatccccggactttcttttacaattagtcaagttttgactaaatgttttaacatagagggggaatcgagacgagggtcgtggtgtgtgtgtgtgtgtgtgtgtgtgtgtgtgtgtgtgtgtgtgtgtgtgtgtgtgtgtgtgtgtagagtgatgcagactaaactactggaccgatctttatgaaatttgacatgagagttcctgggaatgatatcatcggacttttttttcattttttcgataaatacctttgatgacgtcatatccggctttttgtaaaagttggggcggcactgtcacaccctcatttttcaatcaaattgattgaaattttggccaagcaatcttcgacaaaggccgaactttaatattgcatttcagctcggtggcttaaaaactaatgaatgagtttggtcattaaaaatcggaaacttgtaattaaaattatttttttattaaacaatccaaaaacaatttcatcttattcttcgtcattttctgattccaaaaacaaatacatatgttatatttggattacaaacaagctctaaaaattaaaaatatgaaaattatgattaaattaattgtccaaaatcgatttagaaacaattttatTTGATTCCTTGTCgttccctgattccaaaatcatatagatatgatatgttcggataaaaaacaaactcagtacgctaaaaaaaatagatacagaaaagcgtgttatccgtctcagcgcgaccattaccacactattctggcttgtcgatttcactgcctttgccacgagcggttgactgacgaaactacgagtatgcggtcttggtgagaAAATGtatagtgcgttcagtttcattctgtgagttcgacagcttgactaaatgttgttatttcgccttacgcgacttgtttacttgtATTATGTGTCAGTACTGTCACAGTCTTGTTAAGGGCCGGATACCTTACAAAtaacaccctctctctctccctctctctccctctctctctctcttactctctctctctctcttactctctctctctctctctcccaccctctctctcttccattctctctctctcccaccctctctctctctctccctctctctctctctctctctctcccaccctctctctctcttccactttctctctctctcccaccctctctctctctctctctctctctctctctctctctctctctggggggGGGTCTCGCGAGATCTTCGAGCAGCAGGGCGGAAAATTTAGAGCTCTCGATTCAACGTTGCCGAGAAACGCTCAATATTCTTTCACAATGCCAGCTGTTGGACTCCCAACAGCTCTGGAAGGTACCCTGGGGGCCCTGCTAAAGGAAAATGCCGTGTGTTCATGGAAAATCTGCGCTGAAGGCACAAAAACGACAGTCGTCCTGCGACTTGTGTCAATCTCCGACTCGGACCGGCCAGCCATGACTCGACATTTTCGCCGCAAACCACCAAGCCAGCTTCAGCGCGACAGGCTTCGTGCACAAGAacgacaggaaaagaaagagaaaggtaATCAGAACGAACCAAAGGCAAGTCAGAATTGCTCTTCAATGTCAAATCTTTCGATTTCGCCGAGGCCACAAATGACACAACAACAACCCTTGGGATGTAACgttgacacacaacacagtagCAGTGACgttgacacacaacacagtagCAGTAACgttgacacacaacacagtagCAGTGACgttgacacacaacacagtagCAGTGACgttgacacacaacacagtagCAGTAACgttgacacacaacacagtagCAGTGACgttgacacacaacacagtagCAGTGACgttgacacacaacacagtagCAGTGACgttgacacacaacacagtagCAGTGACgttgacacacaacacagtagCAGTGACGTCGACACACAACACAGTAGCAGTGACgttgacacacaacacagtagCAGTAACgttgacacacaacacagtagCAGTGACgttgacacacaacacagtagCAGTGACGTCGACACACAACACAGTAGCAGTGACgttgacacacaacacagtagCAGTGACGTCGACACACAACACAGTAGCAGTGACgttgacacacaacacagtagCAGTAACGTCGACACACAACACAGTAGCAGTGACgttgacacacaacacagtagCAGTGACGTCGACACACAACACAGTAGCAGTGACgttgacacacaacacagtagCAGTGACgttgacacacaacacagtagCAGTGACgttgacacacaacacagtagCAGTGACgttgacacacaacacagtagCAGTGACAACTTTGCACGTGTTGCAGGCACAGCTGACAAGCCCACCGAGCGTGGTAACAATAGTCAGGGTGAAGCTGGCGTTGTGTTATTGTCGACACGGACCGCTGAGCCaggtgatgtttttgttttgacaaccCAGTCACAGAGAGGAAGCACAGAAACACAGGAAATATCAGAGCAAAGGGCGCTAGACTTTGGCTATAATCTGCCATCCATCAAGAAGTATGTGTCGGAACTGAAGGACCGATCAGCTGTTCGTTCTGTTAAAAACGTACACAGAAACAATTCATTCCGACGGGTGGTCAGAGACAACACAGGCGACAGACAGTCACTGCTCTGTGAAACAGATGATTTTGTGTTGATCAAGGACTGCAGCAGCGACGATCTTCCAGGCACATACTGGATGATAAAGCAAGCAACTCGCCACATGCTACCAGAAGAGCAGGGGTACCTTGACAACCTTCGCCATGGGTCACCAGTCGACAGAGGAAAATTCAAAGATAATCTAAGGACAGTGCTACATGAAGTGGCTGTGCTACGAAACGTGACACGTTTCTATCTCGGTTGACAGTCTCGTTGTTCGGTTCGCGTGTGATTCGGGACTCTTGTTCTCATCCAGACATTTGAGAGAACGATGTAATTTGTATTACACAAGGAGAACAATACAAGATCAAAACTGACACGGAAAATACCATGTCGGGTAAACATCTGTACAATGTAAAACGTCGAAATTGTCTCCCTCGCCCCAAACCTCCCCATCGCAATGAACTTTCAAGTTTTAGCGATTAaattttctgagttctgagttctctctctctatctcccaccctctctctttctttctctctctctttctctctctctcccaccctctctctctctctcccaccctctctctgtctctcccaccctctctctctctcacaccctctctctttctttctctctctctctctcccaccctctctctttctttctctctcccaccctctctctgtctctctctcccaccctctctctgtctctctctcccaccctctctctctctcccaccctctctctgtctctctctcccaccctctctctctctttctcccaccctctctctctcccaccctctcctgtctctctctctcccactctctctctctctcccaccctctctctctttctcccaccctctctctgtctctctctcccaccctctctctctctcccatcctctctctctctctttctctctctctcccaccctctctctctctctctcccaccctctgtctctctctctcccaccctctctctctctaccaccctctctctttctttctctctctctctctcaccctctctctctctctctcccaccctctctctgtctctctctgtctctcccaccctctctctctctctcactctctctcccaccctctctctctctctctctctcccaccctctctctgtctctctctccctccctctttctctctctctctcctaccctctctctcttccaccctctctctctctctcccaccctctctctctctctctctctcccaccctctctctctctctctctctcccaccctctctctctctcccaccctctctctctcccactctctctctctcccaccctctctctgtctctctctctcccaccctccctctctctctcccaccctctctctttctttctctctctctctttcccaccctctctctctctctctcccaccctctctcactctttctctctctctctctctctctctctctctcccaccctctctctctttctctcccaccctctctctgtctctctctctcccaccctccctctctctctcccaccctctctctttctttctctctctctctctttcccaccctctctctctctctctctcccaccctctctcactctttctctctctctctctctctcccaccctctctctctttctctcccaccctctctctgtctctctctctctcccaccctccctctctctctcccaccctctctctttctttctctctctctctctctttcccaccctctctctctctctctctctcccaccctctctcactctttctctctctctctctctctctctctctcccaccctctctctctctctctcccaccctctctctctcctaccctctctctcttccaccctctctctctcacaccctctctctctctatctctctctcccaccctctctctctccctctctctctctctctctctcttgctctctcgctctctctctctctctctctctctctctctctcgctccctctctctctttcgttccttttctccctctctctctctctctctctctctctctctctctctctctctctctctctctctctctctctacgtcactctctatctctgtctcccgctgtctttttctgtgtctggctctgtctgtctgtctatctctctatctgtctgtctgtatctctctctgtgtctctgtctctctctgtctctgtctctctctctctctccctctcgttccgtttctctctttctccgtcactctctatctctgtatctttctgtgtttgtctctgtctgtctgtcagtctgtcagtctgtctatctctcgctatctctttctctctttctgtgcgtAGGCtatatgccattaccctcgtttatagagaataataataattaaaacaagtcgcgtaaggcgaaattactacatttagtcaagctgtggaacacacagaatgaaactgaacgcactgcattttttcacaatgaccgtagtccgccgctagtacaaaaggcagtaaaactgacgagcctgtttagcgctgcagcggttgcgctgtgctgcatagcacgctttactgtacctgtcttcgttttaactgtctgagcgtgtttttaatccaaacatatcatatctttatgtttttggaatcaggaaccgacaaggaataagatgaaattgtttttaaaacgatttcggaaatttaattttaatcataatttttatatttttatttttcagagcttgttttaacatatttatatgtttttggaatcagaacatgatgaaaaataaaataaaagtaattttggatcattttatcaaaaaaataatgttaattacaattttcagatttttaatgaccaaagtcattaattaatgtttaagcgtCCATGCtaaaaatgcaataccgaagtccggccttcgtcgaagattgcttggccaacatgtcaatcaatttgattgaaaaatgaaggtgtgacagtgccgcctcaacttttacaaaaagccggatatgacctcataaaagacattaatcgaaaaaatgaaaaacatttctggggatatcatacccaggaactctcatataaaatttcataaagatcggtccagtagtttactctgaatcgctctacacacacacacacacacacacacacacacaccacgaccctcgtctcgattccccctcaatgttacatttagtcaaaacttgactaaatgtaaaaatgtgtcTCTCGCTCcttctctatatctctctccgtcactctctatctctctcttcctctgtctctgtctctttctgtatctgtgtctgtctgtctgtctgtctgtccgtttgtttctctctctccgtcactctctatctctgcctctttctgtgtctgtctctgtctgtctatctgtctgtttctctctctctttccgtcactctctatctctgtctccctctgcctctttctgtgtctgtctctgtctgtctgtctgtctgtgtgtccgtctgtccatcagcctctctctctctctctctctctctctctctctctctctctctttctttctctctgtctctctctgtctctctctgtctctttctgtctctaccaatctctctctctctctctctctctctctctctctctctctctctctctctctctctctctctctctctctctctctctctctctctctctcttgcaacaAAAGCACACAAGAAACAACCAGAACAAATATAACGACCATTGTGTGTCAACCTTCAGCTCAAGTGTTTTTTCCGGTGCATGTCAAATCACGTGAAATGTTagtttctgaaaaatgggtttGTGCTGTGAAATACATTTAACTAATAATAATGAAGAGTTTCATAATAAAACGTTTGTTTTAAAACCATTTGAAACATTTCTAAATTTGCAGATGAAGGCAAAGCAACATGTTAAGACAAatactttattattattgtttttcctcgtcttcctctctctctctctctgtctctctgtctctgtctctctctctctctctgtctctctctctctctccctctctctctctctctccctctgtctctctctcgctgtctctctctctctctctctctctctctctccgatctgtatttctctgtctctctgtctctctctctgtctctctctctctctccgatctgtatttctctgtctctctgtctctctgtctctctgtctctctctttgtctattcgaatgcctctgtctctgtctctgtctctctctctctctccgatctgtatttctctgtctctctgtctctctgtctctctctctctctccgatctgtatttctctgtctctctgtctctgtctctctctctctctctttgtctattcgaatgcctctgtctctgtctctctctctctctctatctctctccgatctgtatttctctgtctctctctctttgtctattcgaatacctctctctctctctttctctatctctctctctctttatctgtctctctctctctgtctctctctctctctttctctctctctctctctctctctctctctctctctctctctctctctctctctcatctcgcTCGGGTGGTGTCCCTTGGCGTAAGAGACAAGTCGACTTGACAGCAGCTCTCCaattgttttggtttaaacttGCCAAGATGACCATTGTTGGAATACCAACACATGTGGAAGCAATCCTAACCACCCTAATGTCTGACCACCACGCCGTTAAATCGTGGAAAGTTGCTGGCGAGGGAGAGGACACAGTATTTGTCCTTCGTCTGAGCTCCAGTCAACATGGACAAGAAGCCGCCATTACCGCACCAACCGGCCagtggagaaaaaagtgagcaGCACAGATCCGCCGAGACAGGAGACAAGCAGAGCTAAGAACAGAGCAAAGGAAAACACAGGTGGGAATGGATTCATGTAATGCAATGCCTGACTTTCAAGGTGATTCTCTAAAAGACTTAGCTACTGTATCGTCGTTT from Littorina saxatilis isolate snail1 linkage group LG16, US_GU_Lsax_2.0, whole genome shotgun sequence encodes the following:
- the LOC138950053 gene encoding uncharacterized protein; this translates as MPAVGLPTALEGTLGALLKENAVCSWKICAEGTKTTVVLRLVSISDSDRPAMTRHFRRKPPSQLQRDRLRAQERQEKKEKGNQNEPKASQNCSSMSNLSISPRPQMTQQQPLGCNVDTQHSSSDVDTQHSSSNVDTQHSSSDVDTQHSSSDVDTQHSSSNVDTQHSSSDVDTQHSSSDVDTQHSSSDVDTQHSSSDVDTQHSSSDVDTQHSSSDVDTQHSSSNVDTQHSSSDVDTQHSSSDVDTQHSSSDVDTQHSSSDVDTQHSSSDVDTQHSSSNVDTQHSSSDVDTQHSSSDVDTQHSSSDVDTQHSSSDVDTQHSSSDVDTQHSSSDVDTQHSSSDNFARVAGTADKPTERGNNSQGEAGVVLLSTRTAEPGDVFVLTTQSQRGSTETQEISEQRALDFGYNLPSIKKYVSELKDRSAVRSVKNVHRNNSFRRVVRDNTGDRQSLLCETDDFVLIKDCSSDDLPGTYWMIKQATRHMLPEEQGYLDNLRHGSPVDRGKFKDNLRTVLHEVAVLRNVTRFYLG